Proteins found in one Zea mays cultivar B73 chromosome 1, Zm-B73-REFERENCE-NAM-5.0, whole genome shotgun sequence genomic segment:
- the LOC103634716 gene encoding protein STRICTOSIDINE SYNTHASE-LIKE 10, with the protein MGRMASLLLAVALALLLPTSFCAAEPIKTTPTLWSFHLPLPDGVIGAESLAFDRRGQGPYAGVSDGRVLKWGGSALGWTTFAHSANYRKIPLCTASVVPSEQTESMCGRPLGLQFFAMTGDLYIADAYMGLMKVGPNGGEEAQVLATQAGDAPFHFVNGLDVDQATGDVYFTDSSAIYPRRFNTEIMMNADATGRLLKYDARTKRVTVLKADLPYPNGVAVSNDRTHVVVAHTVPCQAFRYWLKGPKAGQYELLADLPGYPDNVRRDARGGYWVALNQEKARLDATAPPAKHLVGVRLAVDGAVVEELTAAKGVTLSDVAEKDGQLWLGSIELDYVGLV; encoded by the coding sequence ATGGGGCGCATGGCGTCGCTTCTACTCGCCGTCGCCCTCGCGCTGTTGCTCCCGACGTCGTTCTGCGCCGCCGAGCCAATCAAGACCACGCCCACGCTCTGGAGCTTTCACCTACCGCTTCCCGACGGCGTTATCGGCGCTGAGAGCCTCGCCTTCGACCGCCGCGGCCAGGGCCCCTACGCCGGCGTCTCCGATGGCCGCGTCCTCAAGTGGGGCGGCAGCGCCCTCGGCTGGACCACGTTCGCCCACAGCGCAAACTATCGGAAGATCCCTCTGTGCACAGCGTCCGTGGTGCCGTCGGAGCAGACGGAGAGCATGTGCGGCCGCCCCCTTGGGCTGCAGTTCTTTGCCATGACCGGTGATCTCTACATCGCCGACGCGTACATGGGGCTCATGAAGGTCGGGCCCAACGGCGGCGAGGAGGCACAGGTGCTGGCGACCCAAGCGGGCGACGCGCCGTTCCACTTCGTCAACGGGCTCGACGTCGACCAGGCCACCGGCGACGTGTACTTCACCGACAGCAGCGCCATCTACCCGCGCAGGTTCAACACGGAGATCATGATGAACGCCGACGCGACGGGGCGGCTGCTCAAGTACGACGCGCGGACGAAGCGAGTCACCGTGCTCAAGGCCGACCTGCCGTACCCCAACGGCGTGGCGGTCAGCAACGACAGGACTCATGTGGTGGTGGCGCACACCGTTCCGTGCCAGGCGTTCAGATACTGGCTCAAAGGCCCCAAGGCCGGCCAGTACGAGCTCCTCGCCGACCTGCCTGGCTACCCTGATAACGTGAGGCGCGACGCCAGGGGCGGCTACTGGGTAGCGCTCAACCAGGAGAAGGCGCGCCTCGACGCCACGGCGCCTCCAGCAAAGCATCTAGTTGGTGTCCGGCTCGCCGTAGACGGCGCGGTGGTGGAGGAGCTGACGGCGGCGAAAGGCGTGACACTGAGCGACGTCGCCGAGAAGGACGGCCAGCTCTGGCTCGGATCTATAGAATTGGACTACGTGGGCTTAGTTTAG